A region of the Methylocystis sp. MJC1 genome:
ACATCTCGTTAACAGGCGTGTAGAGGCGCACCCAACCGTAACGTTGAGCGAACGCCCGCGCATAGTCTGCGAGCGCATGCGGCGTCTCGGGATTCTGGAAGTTCTCCAGCCAATCGGGCAAGCCGAAGTGGCAAAGGTCCATGATTGGCGTGATGCCGAGCCGCTGCATTTCGGCGGCGACGTCATCGAGAAAGGCCCAGTCGTATTGGCCCCTGCGGTAGCTGATGAGGTGCAGCGGCGGGCCGTAACGCAGGTAGCGCAGGCCCAGGTCGCGCACGAGCCGGAGATCGGTGCGCCAATGACGATAGTGGCCGCAAGCGGCCATCTCATCGATACGCCAACGCCCGCCTTTGAGAGTTGGATAACTGCACTCGATGCCGGTGGCGAACATGAACCTATCGTCGGCCGGCTCGCGAGCCGTGACGATTGGACGAGCCAATCTTGACGCTTTCGCAATCTGGCCAGGCTGGCGCTTTGCCGCATAGCCGACAGGTTTGACATAGACGAGGCCAAGAATCGTGCCCCAAATAAGATGTCCGGCGACGATCGACGCTGGCTCGTGTAAGCCGTCCGAAATGCCAAACAAGCCGGAATAAGGTAGTTCGCCGTGTTGGACGAGCGGGTGCATGAGCTCGAACTGCGGATGCATGATGAAGAGCGCCAAAGGCATGGGCACAAAGGCAAACAAGAAGCCTTGAAGCGCTGGCGGAACCGGCAGGACCGACCAGAAGAAATAGGCGTAAAAAACGCCCCATATAGCTCCAACCAACAAATGCAGCGCCATTCCGGCCGTCCACCACGCCCAGGGGCTCGCATGGGGAAGCGCCAACGTACCAAGCGTGCCGACAATGTCAAAGTAAGGCACGCCGGACAGGATCAGTGGACGCGCCACGGCCTCCCAAGCAATGGCCCCGGCCATGCCAGCGAGGACTGCCTTGCGATAAGCGATATGCCGGATCATGCCGCGCCTGTCGGTGGCTCGTTACAGGCAATTCATCCAATCGGTGCTGAACCCCATCTGACGCAGCAAGTTCCTACTCCTTTGACGAAATTGCTGGGCTACTCTCTTCCAGCCAGAGTTGCGAGCGGGCGATAGCATCTTTAGGAGCGCGCTCTCGAAATTGGCGGCTTCGGATTATTTTGCGCTCTCGGAGCGAGCAGGCTGACCGTGGCGGTTTACGACGACACGTCGTTTTTGCGAGTTGCAGAGGAGCAGAGATGGTCGCCCTATTTTTGCCGTCGGTCAGGCTTTAGACGGGAGCCCGCCGGTCGCCTTTCTCACAGGCCCTTTAAAGCCTCATGCACAGCAGTATCGTCAAAAAGCGCCTCCTCGTAGGCTTGGCCCTAACCCTCGGTGGGTGCAACCTCGGTGACCCAGGGGCAGCGATCCTCTCTCCGGAGCTGCCCCCTCACCATTCGCTGGCGCCGGGCGGCGCCGTCCTTGACCAGCGCGCAGCCCGTGACGCGATCTCGCTATACCGTCAGAACAATGGGCTTTCTCTGGTGGCGAATGATCCGGTGCTGCAGAAAGCGGCGCAAATTCAGGCTAACGCAATGGCGCAAGCCGGTCAGCTGGATCATCATGTTGACGGCTCTTTCGCAAAGAGAATTGCAGCGATTGGCCGCGGCTCGTCTTATGCCGTTGAGAATGTTTCTGGCGGTTACAACACGTTTGCCGCGGTCTTCTCGGGCTGGCGGCGATCCGATTCCCATAATCGGAATTTGCTCGAACCACACGTCACCCGGATGGGGGTCGCGGCCGCATATGCTCCCGACGCGAGATATAAAATCTACTGGGCTCTCATAATGACTGATTGAGCGGCTTACCCGAATGGCAAAAAGGGGTTAGGGCCGGGTTGAGAATATCCAAGAGTACCCTCGCGCTTCTTCCTTAAGTTAAGGTCGCGAATAAGCCCTCGAGCGGCGCCCACTCGACGCCCGCCGTGCAGGCCAGAGTTCCAAAGCCACACGACCGCACTAATTGGCCTGTGTTCAGCAAGGGCTCGGCGAAACGAGGGAATGGATATGCCCGCGCTCAGGTCGCTTTCAGACATTCGCGTTCCGGCGCCGAAGCCCGGCACAAATTACGAGATTTCGCTTTTAGATCGGCGTTTCGTCTTCCCGGGGCTCAAACGCCTCCTCGGCGCGGCGGATTTCGACAAGGCGGGCGACCGATTGGCGGGCCTGGCGGCGAAAAGCGAAATCGAGCGTGAGGCGGCGCGCGCCATTCTTTCCGATTTGACGCTCCAAGAGATCTACGACGCGCCGCTCACCGACGACGACGGCCGCGTCGACGACGTCATGGGGGTCAGCTACGACATCAACCCAGAGGTCTTCAGGAGTGCGGCCCCTCTGACTGTCGGAGCGGCAAAGGATTTCATCCTCAGTGGAGCCGACGCCGACGTTACGCGTTTTGGGCGCGGACTCACTGCAGTGATGGCGGCGGCGATCACCAAGCTCATGGATGTGCATGAACTCATTTACGCGAGCCGTAAAATCACGACCTCGACGACCGCCCGAACCACGATCGGCCTACCCAACAGGCTGTCTTCCCGCCTTCAGCCCAACCATGCGACGGATGACCTCGCCGCCATAACCCTGCTCGTCTACACCGGGTTGAGCCTCGGGGCCGGGGACGCTTTGATCGGGATAAACCCGGCCCTCGACACGATCGAGAATACGACGTCGCTTCTGCGTCACATCGACCGGCTGCGGCGCGAAACGGGGGCGCCCACGCAAATCTGCGTTCTATCTCACATCCGCACGCAACTTGCCTGTCTCGAAAATGATGCGCCGGTCGAAATTATGTTTCAAAGCCTCGCCGGCACACAGCGCACGCTCGTCGAAGAGTTCGATTGCGACATAGAGCTTCTGGATCGTTGCTACCGCGCCATGGCGGAACGCGGTCCCTTGCGGGGCGCTGCTCGGCAGTTCATGTATTTCGAGACCGGCCAGGGCAGCGAATTGAGCTACGGCAAGCACAACGGAGTCGACATGACGACCGCCGAGGCGCTTTGCTATACGCTGGCCCGTCGCTACGACCCTTTCATGGTCAATAATGTCACTGGTTTTATCGGGCCCGAGACCCATCGCAGCAACATGGAGATGATCCTATCGAATCTGCAGGATCATTTCATGGGCAAGCTGCTCGGACTGCCGATGGGTATGGCCCCATGCTATACGCTGCACTCCGAAATCACACCCGAAGGACAGCAGATTGCAACGGAGCTCCTGACAGCGGCAGGCGCCAATTATTTTATGGACGTCTATCTCAGTGTCGATCGAATGCTGGCCTACTTCGACACCTCGTCACACGACGATCAGACGTTGCGTGAGATCTTCGCGCGGGAACCAGCGCCCGAGTTCACAGCCTGGGCGACCGAGCGCGGCATATTCAACCGAGATGAGACCGGAGGTCTGCGACGGGGACCGAACTGGGGCAATCCAGGCATATTTTGCGGCTCTGATTTGGAACTCGAGAAACTGCAGCGCAAACTGCCGATCGCCTATGGCTGGGAAAACGCCGGCCCCAGACCTTCCAATGCCGTCTCTAGAAGGACGCGGGCCAATCTGGCTCTGGCGCGGGAAGCGATCTATGCGGAGCTCTCACCGCAAAGGCTAGGGCCGACGCCGATGCGGCCGATTCAGACCCGGGCGGCGACAAAGTTCGAGCATCTTAGCAATCCGGAACTTGGATCATTGCTGGACCTCGAGTCCTTGGAGATGCTGGAGCCCGACGGTTCGGACGTGCAGATCGTCGTTTCGGACGGGTTGAGCGCCGAGGCGATTCACCACAATGTCCCGGCTCTCTTGCCGGCCTTGCTCGACTCGCTGTCGCGCCTCGGCATTCGCGTGGGAACGCCGCTGATTGCGCCCTATGGACGCGTCAAGCTTGCCGAGGCAATCGGCGAAGCCCTGAAACCAAAGATCATCGTCACGCTGATCGGCGAGCGGCCCGGCGGCGACGGTATTTCATCGCGCAGCATGTCAGCTTATCTTGCCTATAGGGTTTCAGGCGAGGAGACGATGGTGGGTAACGCTGCGAGCCGCTATGAATATACGGTCGTCTCCAATATCTATGAAATGGGGACTCCACCGGCTCAAGCTGCGGCCATGATTGCCGAGCGCGTCGAACAGATGATGACCCATAGAGCCGGAGGAAACCGTTTGGGGAATCTTTTGCAGAAAGCCGAAACCGCTGGCGAGAAGCCTTTGCTCTGACAGAGAGCGAACGCTAGTGTCTTCGCGCCGCCCTCGCCTCGATCGCCGACGCCATGGCTCTGGCGGATCGGTCTTCCGGGTCGAGCTCGACCAGGAGCTGGACATGCGCCAGCGCCGCTTTCGAGTCCCCCGCCTTCGCCTCATAGGACGCCAGCGCCGATAAGATATCCCGATCGAAAGGATGACGCCCAAGCGCACGGTTCAACTCTGCGAGAGCTTTCTCAGGCGCGCCTGCATCGTGCAGGGCGACGCCGTAAACAAAAGCGAACCGCGGGTCGTCCGGCGAAAATTTCACCGCCTGCTCAAGCTTCTCCAGCGCCTCGGCCATGCGCTTTTGGCGGATGAGGCTCAGGCCCAAGACATGAGCGAGTGAGCCGGAATCTGGATTTTGCTCAAGCGATTTGCGCAATGTGATTTCGGCCGCGAGCTCGTCGCCGCTCATGCGCTCGATTTCGGCTAGCGAGATTGCGGCTGGTGCGAAGGTTTTGTCGAGCGCGAGCGCTTTTTCATATTCGGCGCGCGCTGCCTCAGACAGGCCGCGCGCAAGGTGTAGCGCGCCGAGATTGGCGTGGCTTTCCGGCCGCTCGGCGTTGAACGCCTGCGCTGCGATATATTCCTCGAGCGCCTTTTCGAAGGCGAGGCGATCGGCCGGCGACAAATCAACCTCGGCATCCCCCGCGAGTGCCCGCGCCGCATCCATGCGCACGACACGCGCCTGATCGCCAAGCAAGGGCGCCAGCGTCCGCAGCTTTTTCGCCGCATCGGCGTTGGCGAGGACGGCGATCGCGGATGTGCGCACCATTGGCTCCCTCCCCGCCAGCGCGTGCATCGCAATGTCGAGCGCTGCTTGCGTCGGGGCCTGGCTCAGGCGCTGGAGCGCGCTCGCTCGCGCAATGGCGGACTGACTGTCATCCTCGATGATGTGCGCCAGCGCTGGCACGGCGCCGGGCGCGCCGCGATCCGCGCGACGGAAGCCTTCGGCGAAGGTCTGCGCGCCCGGTTTTGCGCCCGCGCCCCAGGACTTCAACGCTTCGACCGCCCAAGCAGCACTTTTGTTGGCATGGCAATTGTTGCAGGCGTTGGGCGTCGCGAGTGAGGCCGTGCGGTCGGGCCGCGGATTGCGCATCGAGTGGTCGCGCCGCGCGTCGACTCCCATGTAAATCGCCGCCGGCACATGGCAGTTCGCGCATTGCGCGCCGGCGGAGCCCTGTGCGTGATGGTGATGGGGCGGCGCGTCGAACACCGCCGCTGTGTGACATTGGCTGCAGACGGCGTTGCCCGCGAGGCGCAACTTCCCCGAGTGCGGATTATGGCAATCCGAACAGGTGACGCCGGCCGCATGCATACGGCTCTGGATGAACGAACCAAAAATATAGACCTCGTCTCGCTGCTGGCCGTCGACATGATAGAGCCCTTCGTCCAGCCCCACCGGACGGAAGGCGTCGTAGAAGCGCGCCACAGCGAGCGCGTCGTCAGAGAATTGCTGGCGTCGCGCATGGCAGCTAGCGCAGACGAGCGCCTCTTTATCGCTCACGGGCGGACCGATGCGCGTCGCCATCCCGGAGGCGCTAGGAGACCAGCTGACACCTTTGCGTTGATCGAGGCCGAGCGCGAAGCCGCGATGCGGCGTTTGATTCGGCTTCGCCGCCCATGCCAGATGCTCCGACGCCGGCCCGTGGCAGGCCTCGCAGCCGACGCCGATTTCTGAAAAAGTCGTCGAGAAGGAGCCAGTCGCCGGATCGTAATTCTTGCGCAGATTAGTGGAATGACACCAAGCGCATTGGTAGTTCCAGTTCTGGTCGATCCCGGTCCAATGAAGCGGGTTTCCCGGCGAGACCTTTCGACCGGGGTAGAGATCATACCAACGCTGGCCCCCCCGCTCGGCCGGGCGCGCATCCCAGGCGATTCCGAAAGCCTGCAACCGCCCGCCCGGCAGTTCGAGGAGATATTGCTGGAGCGGGTAAAGACCGAAGACATATTGGACCGGAAAATCCGCTGGCTTTTCGTCCGGGCCATCAGTGCGGATGATGAATTTGCCGTCCCCGTCTTTCGAGAAGAGCGTCTTGACGCCGTCCTTGATGAAGGCCGCGCCGTCGAAGCGGCCAAGCACCGTCGCGTCGGCCGGTTCCTGCATGGCGGCCTTATGCTGTGATTGCAGCCAGTCGTCACTCTCCATCTTGTGACAGGAAGCGCAGGCGGCGGAGCCGACATAGCGCGCTTCCTGCGGTTTCGCGACGTCGGCGGCCAAGGCGAACAAAAACGCAAGCGCCAATCGGAAAACTTGCGACATGGAGCGTCCTTCGGAAAAGAGGAACTGCGCGACTCGGTATTACAGCCACGCGCGCCACCTCTGCGCCTGCGACGCCACCTCACGCTTTGTGAGTAAGAGGGACGATCACTCGCTCGTCTTCTTGGCCTTCTCTGCTTCGATCAACTGCTTCTCGTCCTCCGGAGTGAGCTTCGGACGATCGATCGTCAGCGTGATTTTGTTGATCTTGCCGTTGAAGGCAAATGGCGGTTGGTAATCGCGGTCATCGACTCCCGTGAGCGTATCGGAGCCGATGTCCAAGCTTTCGTCGAACTGGAGGATGATAGGGATCGTCCGTTCCATCGTCTGACGTGCGACCTCCTTGCCATCGACTTTAAGTATGCCGGTTCCGCTCCGCCCGATGCCGCTGATGCTGCCAAAGGCGAGCGTGCCCATGCCAATACCGTCGTATCTGAAGTCGAATTCCAGCTCGTGACGCCCCGGCGCGAGCGCCTGCCCTTCCCACCGCACACGCTTGAGGCCCACCAGGTTCCAAGTGAAGATCGGCTTGCCTTTGAGCAAATAAAAGCCGTAGCCTCCGAACCGGCCTCCTTGGGTGATGAGCATGCCATCGCCGCCGTCCTTCGGAAGGTCTATGTCGGCCTTGAAGGCATAGGAAGCGTTCAGGATCGACGGGGCGTCGCCATTCGGCGTGCCGGTCATCGCCTCCGTCCAGACGAATTCATTGCGCCCCGCGGTGATGCTCGGCTTGGGAGTAATGGCGCGAGCAACCAAGGAGTTGTCGAGCGGAAAGACCTGGTATTTTCTGGCTTCCTGCGTGAAAAGCGTCTGCAGCTCCTTCAGCTTCTTCGGGTTCTTTTCAGCGAGATCTTCGGCCTGCGTCCAATCGTTGTGCAGGTCATAAAGCTCCCATGGGAGCGTCAGGAGGTCCGTCGGGGGCGCGAAATTGTCCCAAGGGTAGCGCGCGACCTTCGTGCTGGCGATCCAGCCGTCGTGGTAGATCGCGCGGTCGCCCATCATCTCAAAATACTGAGTCTTGTGAGGCGACGGCGCTTCCGCGTTTTTGGCGTCGAAGCTGTACATCAGGCTGACGCCCTCGATTGGCGCCTGCTTGATGCCGTCAACGGACTCGGGCGCACGGACATGCGTCGCTTCGAGAATGGTCGGCGCAATGTCGATCATATGATGGAACTGGTTACGGACGCCGCCCTTGTCTTTGATGACGGCGGGCCAAGAGATCGCCATGCCTTGGCGCACGCCGCCGAAATGCGATGCGATTTGCTTCGTCCATGAGAAGGGCGTGTCGAAGGCCCAAGCCCATGGCACGGCCATGTGATTATATGTCTGATCCGTGCCCCAGATGCTGTAGAAAAACTTGAGCTGCTCCTCGACTGTCGGATTGACGCCATTGAACATGGCGATTTCATTTGGCGTGCCAATCATCGTGCCTTCGGCGCTCGTGCCATTGTCACCTTCGATGTAAATGACCAGCGTATTGTCCAGCTTGCCGATGTCCTCGACGGCCTGAATGACGCGGCCGATTTCATGGTCGGTGTAGGCGACATAGGCGGCGAAAATATCGACCTGCCTCAGAAACAGCTTCTTCTCCTCGTCCGAGAGGGCCTCCCAGCGCTTCAGCAGCTTGTCCGGCCACTCGGTGAGCTTGGCGTTCTGTGGGATGACGCCGAGTTTCTTCTGGTTTTCGAAGATCTGATCGCGCAGCGCATTCCAGCCGCGGTCGAAGAGATGCATTTCGCTGATCTTATTTATCCATTCCGGAGTCGGATGGTGCGGCGCATGTGTCCCGCCCGGCACGTAATAGACGAAGAACGGCTGGTCGGGGGTCAACGCGTTCATGCGATTGATGTAGTCGATGGCGTCGTCCGCCATGGCCGTGGTCAGGTTCCAGCCCCGCTTGCCCATGAAGGGGTATATCTGCGTCGTGTCGCGGAAGAGATTCGGCTGCCATTGGTTGGTGTCGCCGCCGATGAAACCGTAGAAATATTCGAAGCCCATGCCGGTGGGCCATTGATCGAACGGGCCAGCTTGGCTGGCTTGGAATTCCGGCGTGTTGTGATCCTTGCCGAACCAGGAGGTGTGGTAGCCGTTGTCCTTCAGGATTCGACCGATGGTCGCCTTATCTGGGGGGATTACCGAGTCGTAGCCTGG
Encoded here:
- a CDS encoding tetratricopeptide repeat protein — protein: MSQVFRLALAFLFALAADVAKPQEARYVGSAACASCHKMESDDWLQSQHKAAMQEPADATVLGRFDGAAFIKDGVKTLFSKDGDGKFIIRTDGPDEKPADFPVQYVFGLYPLQQYLLELPGGRLQAFGIAWDARPAERGGQRWYDLYPGRKVSPGNPLHWTGIDQNWNYQCAWCHSTNLRKNYDPATGSFSTTFSEIGVGCEACHGPASEHLAWAAKPNQTPHRGFALGLDQRKGVSWSPSASGMATRIGPPVSDKEALVCASCHARRQQFSDDALAVARFYDAFRPVGLDEGLYHVDGQQRDEVYIFGSFIQSRMHAAGVTCSDCHNPHSGKLRLAGNAVCSQCHTAAVFDAPPHHHHAQGSAGAQCANCHVPAAIYMGVDARRDHSMRNPRPDRTASLATPNACNNCHANKSAAWAVEALKSWGAGAKPGAQTFAEGFRRADRGAPGAVPALAHIIEDDSQSAIARASALQRLSQAPTQAALDIAMHALAGREPMVRTSAIAVLANADAAKKLRTLAPLLGDQARVVRMDAARALAGDAEVDLSPADRLAFEKALEEYIAAQAFNAERPESHANLGALHLARGLSEAARAEYEKALALDKTFAPAAISLAEIERMSGDELAAEITLRKSLEQNPDSGSLAHVLGLSLIRQKRMAEALEKLEQAVKFSPDDPRFAFVYGVALHDAGAPEKALAELNRALGRHPFDRDILSALASYEAKAGDSKAALAHVQLLVELDPEDRSARAMASAIEARAARRH
- the eutB gene encoding ethanolamine ammonia-lyase; amino-acid sequence: MPALRSLSDIRVPAPKPGTNYEISLLDRRFVFPGLKRLLGAADFDKAGDRLAGLAAKSEIEREAARAILSDLTLQEIYDAPLTDDDGRVDDVMGVSYDINPEVFRSAAPLTVGAAKDFILSGADADVTRFGRGLTAVMAAAITKLMDVHELIYASRKITTSTTARTTIGLPNRLSSRLQPNHATDDLAAITLLVYTGLSLGAGDALIGINPALDTIENTTSLLRHIDRLRRETGAPTQICVLSHIRTQLACLENDAPVEIMFQSLAGTQRTLVEEFDCDIELLDRCYRAMAERGPLRGAARQFMYFETGQGSELSYGKHNGVDMTTAEALCYTLARRYDPFMVNNVTGFIGPETHRSNMEMILSNLQDHFMGKLLGLPMGMAPCYTLHSEITPEGQQIATELLTAAGANYFMDVYLSVDRMLAYFDTSSHDDQTLREIFAREPAPEFTAWATERGIFNRDETGGLRRGPNWGNPGIFCGSDLELEKLQRKLPIAYGWENAGPRPSNAVSRRTRANLALAREAIYAELSPQRLGPTPMRPIQTRAATKFEHLSNPELGSLLDLESLEMLEPDGSDVQIVVSDGLSAEAIHHNVPALLPALLDSLSRLGIRVGTPLIAPYGRVKLAEAIGEALKPKIIVTLIGERPGGDGISSRSMSAYLAYRVSGEETMVGNAASRYEYTVVSNIYEMGTPPAQAAAMIAERVEQMMTHRAGGNRLGNLLQKAETAGEKPLL
- a CDS encoding CAP domain-containing protein; translated protein: MHSSIVKKRLLVGLALTLGGCNLGDPGAAILSPELPPHHSLAPGGAVLDQRAARDAISLYRQNNGLSLVANDPVLQKAAQIQANAMAQAGQLDHHVDGSFAKRIAAIGRGSSYAVENVSGGYNTFAAVFSGWRRSDSHNRNLLEPHVTRMGVAAAYAPDARYKIYWALIMTD
- a CDS encoding arylsulfatase gives rise to the protein MMRIFAFVLLMSINIGWTPAPAQQIHGIPGAPDATVTLDGKQLPPPPFKFGGKIGETAKDSKPFWPPRVVPPKGAPNILLIMTDDAGYGVPGTFGGVIPTPSLDRIANNGLRYTNFNSTALCSPTRAALITGRNHHSAGFGVVSEQATGFPGYDSVIPPDKATIGRILKDNGYHTSWFGKDHNTPEFQASQAGPFDQWPTGMGFEYFYGFIGGDTNQWQPNLFRDTTQIYPFMGKRGWNLTTAMADDAIDYINRMNALTPDQPFFVYYVPGGTHAPHHPTPEWINKISEMHLFDRGWNALRDQIFENQKKLGVIPQNAKLTEWPDKLLKRWEALSDEEKKLFLRQVDIFAAYVAYTDHEIGRVIQAVEDIGKLDNTLVIYIEGDNGTSAEGTMIGTPNEIAMFNGVNPTVEEQLKFFYSIWGTDQTYNHMAVPWAWAFDTPFSWTKQIASHFGGVRQGMAISWPAVIKDKGGVRNQFHHMIDIAPTILEATHVRAPESVDGIKQAPIEGVSLMYSFDAKNAEAPSPHKTQYFEMMGDRAIYHDGWIASTKVARYPWDNFAPPTDLLTLPWELYDLHNDWTQAEDLAEKNPKKLKELQTLFTQEARKYQVFPLDNSLVARAITPKPSITAGRNEFVWTEAMTGTPNGDAPSILNASYAFKADIDLPKDGGDGMLITQGGRFGGYGFYLLKGKPIFTWNLVGLKRVRWEGQALAPGRHELEFDFRYDGIGMGTLAFGSISGIGRSGTGILKVDGKEVARQTMERTIPIILQFDESLDIGSDTLTGVDDRDYQPPFAFNGKINKITLTIDRPKLTPEDEKQLIEAEKAKKTSE
- a CDS encoding family 1 glycosylhydrolase, whose translation is MIRHIAYRKAVLAGMAGAIAWEAVARPLILSGVPYFDIVGTLGTLALPHASPWAWWTAGMALHLLVGAIWGVFYAYFFWSVLPVPPALQGFLFAFVPMPLALFIMHPQFELMHPLVQHGELPYSGLFGISDGLHEPASIVAGHLIWGTILGLVYVKPVGYAAKRQPGQIAKASRLARPIVTAREPADDRFMFATGIECSYPTLKGGRWRIDEMAACGHYRHWRTDLRLVRDLGLRYLRYGPPLHLISYRRGQYDWAFLDDVAAEMQRLGITPIMDLCHFGLPDWLENFQNPETPHALADYARAFAQRYGWVRLYTPVNEMYVCAKLSALEGLWNEQRREERAFVTAIRHLAKASVLMMQAIAVAKPDVVFINSESGEFFQPCCPDPKIRRIADFENQRRFLALDLLYARGVREDIRDYLIQNGMPPEEYAWFMQQDVSQRAILGVDYYEWNEKLIDTQGNAQALGELFGWYVIARQYYERYQRAMMHTETNCLDAREAPRWLWRQWHNVQYMRNSGVPIVGFTWYSLTDQVDWDIALREPLGNVNPVGLFDLNRDPRLVGLAYKHLMTLFEPDLRQAPSIGAVLDDALQLTIPPKRRRHA